Proteins co-encoded in one Chthoniobacterales bacterium genomic window:
- a CDS encoding TMEM43 family protein, with the protein MGNDSVTKTTSQSWFSRLGGAIAGVLVGVFLFFAAFPLLTWNEGRAIKRIKTLQVGRGETVSVPAALIDAANDGRLVHVTGDLVATEAVSDEQFGLTAPVIKLRRKVEMYQWSEDEKSETRKKLGGGEETVTTYTYAKSWSSGAVNSDSFHTPQGHENPKEWPVRAETFVADPITVGAFTLPESLVSRIDNFQPQAVSAKDKAAISHDFGLPVAVAGEGFYLGANPREPAIGDMKVSFEVVKPGPVSILARQIQTTFEPYAVKGLGSIELLEAGTVSAENMFAAAEQENTIITWLLRLAGFVMMFLGLVLIANPLSVLADVIPFIGNIVGAGAGLVAFFLAAGLSFVTIALAWLAFRPLIGVPLLIAALACGYFGVRAMGRRKATPPAVA; encoded by the coding sequence ATGGGTAACGATTCGGTCACGAAGACTACGAGCCAATCCTGGTTTTCCCGCCTCGGAGGCGCGATTGCCGGCGTGCTTGTCGGAGTGTTCCTGTTTTTCGCGGCCTTTCCGTTGCTGACGTGGAATGAGGGCCGAGCCATCAAGCGGATCAAGACGCTGCAGGTCGGTCGCGGCGAAACGGTCTCCGTGCCGGCTGCGCTCATCGATGCCGCGAATGATGGCCGGCTGGTGCACGTCACCGGCGACCTCGTGGCTACGGAGGCCGTGAGCGATGAACAATTTGGGCTGACCGCGCCGGTCATCAAGCTGCGTCGCAAGGTCGAGATGTATCAGTGGAGCGAGGATGAGAAATCCGAGACGCGCAAGAAGCTCGGCGGCGGCGAGGAGACGGTGACGACCTACACCTACGCGAAGTCGTGGAGTTCTGGAGCGGTGAATTCGGATTCCTTCCATACGCCGCAGGGGCACGAGAATCCGAAGGAGTGGCCGGTGCGCGCGGAGACATTCGTGGCAGATCCGATTACGGTGGGCGCCTTCACGCTGCCGGAAAGTCTGGTATCCCGAATCGACAATTTTCAGCCGCAGGCGGTGTCGGCGAAAGACAAGGCGGCGATTTCCCATGATTTCGGACTTCCTGTCGCGGTGGCCGGAGAGGGTTTTTATCTGGGGGCGAATCCCCGGGAGCCGGCGATCGGTGATATGAAGGTGAGCTTCGAGGTGGTGAAGCCAGGCCCGGTGAGCATCCTGGCGCGGCAGATTCAGACGACCTTCGAGCCGTATGCCGTGAAGGGTTTGGGAAGCATCGAGCTCCTCGAGGCTGGCACGGTGAGCGCGGAGAACATGTTCGCGGCGGCGGAGCAGGAGAACACCATCATCACGTGGCTGCTGCGGCTTGCCGGATTTGTGATGATGTTTCTGGGCCTTGTGCTGATTGCGAATCCCCTGTCGGTGCTCGCCGACGTCATTCCTTTCATCGGGAACATCGTCGGCGCGGGGGCCGGACTGGTCGCGTTCTTCCTCGCGGCTGGCCTGAGCTTTGTGACGATCGCCCTGGCCTGGCTGGCTTTCCGACCGCTTATCGGGGTGCCGTTGCTGATCGCGGCGCTGGCCTGCGGCTACTTCGGCGTGCGGGCAATGGGCCGACGCAAGGCGACGCCGCCGGCCGTGGCGTAA
- the rsmH gene encoding 16S rRNA (cytosine(1402)-N(4))-methyltransferase RsmH yields MSDGATPPEPHRRRPRYAGKYPRRFEQKYKELAPEKYPETVAKVIASGKTPAGAHLPIMVDEILEALAPAPGNVFVDCTLGYGGHAGAILPRLQPGGRLIGLDVDPLEQPRTEQRLRARGFDEATFAVRRSNFAGLPRVIAAEGLAGVDGILADLGLSSMQIDAPARGFSFKVPGPLDMRMNPGKGLPASALLARMSPGALAECLTENADEPRATQLAERLAGGNFALTTELAAAIRQTLPAISEDERERTVRRVFQALRIAVNEEFTALDTLLRHLPECLNPGGRVAILTFHSGEDRRVKKAFQAALRDGRFSRISENVERPSAEECRANPRATSAKLRWAIR; encoded by the coding sequence CCACGCCTCCCGAGCCACACCGTCGCCGTCCGCGCTACGCGGGAAAATATCCGCGTCGGTTCGAACAGAAATACAAGGAACTCGCGCCGGAGAAATATCCCGAGACCGTCGCGAAGGTCATCGCCTCGGGCAAGACACCCGCCGGCGCGCATCTGCCGATCATGGTCGACGAGATCCTCGAAGCGCTCGCCCCAGCGCCCGGCAACGTCTTCGTGGACTGCACCCTCGGCTACGGCGGCCACGCGGGGGCGATTCTCCCCCGGCTCCAGCCCGGCGGCCGATTGATCGGCCTCGATGTCGATCCCCTCGAGCAACCCCGCACGGAGCAGCGCCTGCGCGCCCGGGGATTTGACGAAGCGACGTTCGCCGTTCGTCGCTCGAACTTCGCCGGTCTGCCCAGGGTCATCGCCGCGGAAGGCCTTGCCGGCGTGGATGGCATTCTCGCCGATCTCGGCCTTTCCTCGATGCAGATCGATGCCCCCGCCCGCGGATTTTCCTTCAAGGTTCCCGGTCCGCTCGACATGCGCATGAACCCCGGAAAAGGCCTGCCAGCCTCCGCCCTGCTCGCTCGCATGAGTCCCGGGGCGCTCGCCGAATGCCTGACGGAAAACGCCGACGAGCCCCGCGCGACGCAGCTGGCCGAACGCCTCGCCGGAGGCAACTTTGCGCTGACGACGGAACTCGCGGCCGCCATCCGCCAGACCCTGCCGGCCATTTCCGAAGACGAGCGCGAAAGGACGGTGCGGCGCGTTTTCCAGGCATTGCGGATCGCGGTAAACGAGGAGTTCACGGCCCTCGACACGCTGCTCCGACATCTGCCGGAGTGCCTGAATCCCGGCGGGCGCGTCGCGATCCTCACGTTTCATTCCGGGGAAGATCGTCGCGTGAAAAAGGCCTTCCAGGCCGCGCTGCGCGACGGGCGATTCTCGCGAATCTCGGAGAATGTCGAGCGTCCCAGCGCGGAAGAATGCCGGGCGAATCCCCGCGCCACTTCGGCGAAGCTGCGCTGGGCGATTCGCTAG